A portion of the Sphaerochaeta pleomorpha str. Grapes genome contains these proteins:
- a CDS encoding efflux RND transporter permease subunit, protein MGHSSRKSWIIIAVVILATGVMGYMIPKIIIDNEIKNYLPHSLPSYTLLEEADELYGSQILMDIAISTDNKTILTPEAITLIRELTTEIENLPFIDEVQSLTNVDFIDGIDGGMAVGALIGDDFTGTDEELKNLTEHIIDWQAMYDKVVTSKDLRGSQIIVTINKDITPDQMDQLYADTLQIIDSHSVPAINIRLAGDPVLSQKAREYMHTDLSGLIPLVSLVVLLCLLFSFRNLEGMLLPFITVIISTVWTVGLMAISGAHFTVVSSCLPVVLIAVGSAYGIHVMNHYYEELKSETEALTPERHKALVKHSMKKVRIPVILAGVTTIGGFFSTITSPILPLKTFAVFSATGVLIALLLSLYFIPALILVKPLGSVNKKIAKQKKLTPEQNYKKGNEKTGWHENTVGKLYTYLANRKGMVFLVFILIMGLSFWGIIKLQVESSIINYFPAKSPIRTDAKFIDENFSGTNSFSFIVKGQNPGDLTDPEILKDMDELSSYLSTKYADIGKIVSFSDFIKRMNKVMHSGATTEGDSPEDFSADQSSSVDSFFANDTTVAEEGSFDSFFASDGKNAASSDSVDSFFSSSEEPATEIDTQTSYTDSASQLGMTPTVEDVLDLFNRTFAEAGGGEMTVDQFLTALEKDLNYKGAAYDEIPYDLAKYPVNDRQELKNLIAQYLLLYSGSLDQFSDNAMQPSQARMQIQLTTHKTKLVNDIIVDAQNYASTHFPEGYTIQAYGIAELENALTDMITTSQMTSLLLAILAVFLILSFYFHSPAAGLIGAVPLSLSILINFGIMGLAGINLDMVTSLIASIAIGIGVDYTIHFMSDYHYERLHCDDLHAVTLNTLATTGKAIVVNAVSVGLGFLVLSLSQFVVLRYIGILVAVVMLTSSVTAMTILPAMLNVFKPRFISRPVKSKRNKN, encoded by the coding sequence ATGGGACATTCTTCCCGTAAATCATGGATAATAATTGCCGTGGTTATACTTGCAACTGGGGTCATGGGATACATGATTCCAAAAATTATTATTGACAACGAAATCAAGAACTATCTTCCGCACAGCCTACCCTCGTATACGCTTCTGGAAGAAGCCGATGAGCTATATGGCAGCCAGATTCTCATGGATATTGCCATAAGTACAGACAACAAAACCATTTTGACCCCTGAGGCGATTACCCTGATACGGGAATTGACCACAGAGATCGAAAATCTTCCGTTCATCGATGAGGTACAGTCCTTGACGAATGTTGATTTCATCGATGGGATTGACGGAGGAATGGCAGTAGGGGCCCTGATCGGTGATGATTTTACCGGAACAGACGAAGAATTGAAGAATCTCACAGAACATATCATCGACTGGCAGGCTATGTATGACAAAGTAGTTACCTCTAAGGATTTGCGAGGTAGCCAGATTATTGTCACCATAAACAAGGACATCACTCCCGACCAGATGGACCAGCTGTATGCAGATACCTTACAGATTATAGACAGCCATTCGGTTCCCGCTATCAACATCAGGCTGGCAGGAGACCCTGTCCTCTCCCAGAAAGCACGCGAATACATGCATACTGACTTGTCAGGTTTAATCCCCTTGGTATCACTTGTCGTGCTGCTCTGCCTGCTCTTTTCCTTCAGGAATCTGGAAGGAATGCTGCTTCCCTTTATAACAGTCATTATCAGTACCGTATGGACCGTTGGCTTGATGGCCATAAGTGGAGCCCATTTCACCGTTGTATCAAGTTGTCTTCCGGTTGTTTTGATAGCCGTCGGTTCAGCATACGGCATCCATGTAATGAATCATTATTATGAAGAACTAAAAAGTGAAACCGAGGCATTGACCCCCGAAAGGCACAAGGCCCTAGTGAAACATTCAATGAAGAAAGTCCGTATTCCAGTCATCCTGGCTGGGGTGACCACCATCGGCGGTTTTTTCTCGACGATCACCAGCCCAATCCTTCCTTTGAAGACCTTTGCAGTGTTCAGTGCAACCGGTGTTTTGATAGCACTTCTGCTTTCCCTCTACTTTATCCCTGCCCTCATTTTGGTAAAACCACTGGGTAGCGTAAACAAAAAGATTGCAAAGCAAAAGAAACTGACACCAGAACAGAATTATAAAAAAGGCAACGAAAAGACTGGTTGGCATGAAAATACAGTAGGGAAACTCTATACCTACCTGGCCAACCGTAAGGGAATGGTTTTCCTAGTATTCATTTTGATAATGGGACTTTCCTTCTGGGGAATCATAAAATTGCAGGTCGAGTCTTCCATCATAAACTATTTCCCTGCCAAGTCTCCCATCAGAACCGACGCCAAGTTTATCGATGAAAATTTCTCCGGAACCAATAGCTTTAGTTTTATAGTAAAAGGCCAAAACCCTGGAGACCTGACCGACCCTGAAATTCTCAAGGACATGGATGAACTCTCCTCTTACCTTTCTACTAAGTATGCTGATATTGGAAAGATTGTCTCTTTCTCTGATTTCATCAAGAGAATGAACAAGGTTATGCATTCCGGTGCAACTACAGAAGGGGATTCTCCCGAGGACTTCTCCGCTGACCAGAGTTCTTCAGTCGACAGTTTCTTCGCCAATGATACTACAGTTGCAGAGGAAGGCAGTTTCGATAGCTTCTTTGCAAGTGACGGAAAAAATGCTGCATCTAGCGATAGCGTTGATAGCTTCTTCTCTTCAAGTGAGGAACCTGCCACCGAAATTGACACACAGACATCTTATACCGACTCAGCTTCACAGCTTGGGATGACACCTACTGTAGAGGATGTGCTTGACCTCTTCAACCGCACATTCGCAGAGGCTGGTGGCGGTGAAATGACTGTCGACCAGTTCCTTACTGCCCTGGAAAAAGACTTGAATTATAAAGGCGCTGCCTATGATGAGATTCCCTACGACTTGGCAAAATACCCTGTAAACGACCGACAGGAGCTCAAAAACCTTATTGCCCAGTATCTTTTGCTTTATTCAGGTTCCTTGGATCAGTTCTCTGACAATGCTATGCAACCTTCTCAGGCCCGTATGCAGATTCAGCTGACTACCCATAAGACGAAGTTGGTCAATGATATCATCGTTGATGCTCAGAACTACGCCAGTACTCATTTCCCTGAGGGCTATACAATCCAGGCCTATGGTATCGCAGAATTGGAAAATGCATTGACCGATATGATCACTACAAGCCAAATGACCAGTCTGTTGCTTGCAATCCTTGCAGTATTCTTGATTCTGTCCTTCTATTTCCATTCACCTGCAGCTGGTCTTATCGGAGCGGTTCCCTTATCTCTCTCGATTCTCATCAATTTCGGCATCATGGGACTGGCTGGTATCAATTTGGACATGGTTACCAGTCTCATTGCTTCGATTGCCATTGGAATAGGCGTAGACTATACAATCCATTTCATGAGCGACTATCACTACGAGAGGCTTCATTGCGATGATTTGCACGCGGTTACGCTCAATACGCTGGCAACAACGGGAAAAGCAATTGTAGTAAATGCTGTTTCCGTAGGACTGGGTTTCCTGGTTCTCAGTCTTTCCCAGTTCGTTGTCTTGCGCTATATCGGAATCCTCGTGGCAGTCGTCATGCTGACTAGTTCTGTTACTGCCATGACCATTCTTCCAGCGATGCTGAACGTATTCAAACCACGATTCATTTCCAGACCGGTAAAAAGCAAGCGCAACAAAAACTGA
- a CDS encoding DUF4405 domain-containing protein, producing the protein MNHKTTYKLVFDAVMALLLVLMYNKNAVSMEFHELAGLVLLGIFLIHIFFNYRYFFHCTQRIFGKSLPVKTKAGYVLSLFSCIGIILMAISSVMISKTLFNIHGSNIWKTVHLSTAAALLIILGIHVGMHYQMIKKVVTKHLGNHRKIQKTLAVALTIGMLSFGLYNLATTQYLRWVSMPFSNSGLQELSHKEDRTEPRDPNLLQQTGISPLYTVLQYASILFVFVFLTKETEKTIMKRKRNT; encoded by the coding sequence ATGAACCACAAAACAACCTACAAATTGGTATTCGATGCAGTGATGGCTCTCCTATTGGTATTGATGTATAACAAAAATGCAGTATCAATGGAGTTCCATGAGTTGGCGGGCCTTGTCCTGCTGGGGATCTTCTTGATCCATATTTTTTTTAATTACCGATATTTCTTTCATTGCACGCAAAGAATCTTTGGCAAGAGCCTTCCAGTAAAAACGAAAGCAGGCTATGTGCTTTCCTTGTTTTCTTGCATTGGGATTATCCTTATGGCAATCAGTTCTGTCATGATCAGCAAAACCCTATTCAATATCCATGGCAGCAATATATGGAAGACTGTGCATCTCTCAACCGCAGCTGCATTACTCATTATTTTGGGAATCCATGTTGGCATGCATTACCAGATGATCAAAAAAGTTGTAACAAAACACCTTGGGAACCATCGGAAAATACAAAAAACCCTTGCAGTAGCACTTACCATAGGAATGCTTTCCTTTGGCCTTTACAACTTGGCAACAACCCAATATCTGCGATGGGTAAGCATGCCTTTTAGTAATTCCGGCCTGCAGGAACTTTCCCACAAAGAGGATCGCACAGAGCCTCGCGATCCCAACTTACTACAGCAGACAGGAATTTCTCCACTTTACACAGTCCTTCAGTATGCTTCCATATTGTTTGTATTTGTTTTTCTTACGAAGGAAACCGAAAAGACAATCATGAAAAGAAAACGAAACACATAA
- a CDS encoding serine dehydratase subunit alpha family protein, protein MTLSNNECIGYLEILRRELVPALGCTEPICLAYAAAKAKDILGGIPTSIEVACNGNIIKNVKSVIVPNSGGLKGIQAAIAIGTAGGHPEKGLEVLTDITDEDIVYASTLLATIPITVSVLNTAAKLHVKVIAKNDRDTAFVEIIHQHTHIVLMKRNNVVLFEIPFSEHPGTENTPFGNPLSVRSIVQFAESIDIEKLSPIIEPQIFFNNAISMEGLKNNWGVSIGKNLLEFYGQSINVRAKAVAAAGSDARMSGCPFPVVINSGSGNQGLTVSLPVMEYAKELKVGNEKLIRALAISNLIAIHQKSFIGRLSAYCGAVTAASGAGAAITWLFGGTLEQIEETITNTLANISGMLCDGAKPSCAAKIASAIDAALLGHNLAMKKEYFANGDGIVKNTIEETISGIGKIASQGMVDTDREILSLMIG, encoded by the coding sequence ATGACCCTCTCCAATAATGAATGCATCGGATATTTAGAAATTTTACGAAGAGAATTGGTTCCTGCATTAGGTTGCACAGAACCTATCTGCCTGGCGTATGCTGCAGCAAAGGCAAAAGATATTCTGGGAGGTATTCCAACCAGTATAGAAGTTGCATGCAATGGTAATATCATAAAAAACGTTAAAAGTGTGATTGTCCCCAATAGTGGTGGGCTGAAAGGAATACAGGCAGCTATTGCTATCGGTACTGCAGGGGGGCACCCTGAAAAAGGGTTGGAAGTCCTAACGGATATAACCGACGAAGATATTGTTTATGCTTCAACCTTGCTTGCAACCATTCCTATTACCGTTTCTGTTCTGAATACAGCGGCCAAGCTCCATGTTAAGGTTATAGCAAAAAATGATCGAGATACCGCATTTGTAGAGATAATCCATCAACATACCCATATAGTTTTGATGAAGCGTAATAATGTCGTTCTCTTCGAAATCCCCTTCTCGGAACATCCAGGTACCGAAAATACTCCTTTCGGCAATCCTCTTTCCGTTCGCTCAATCGTCCAGTTTGCAGAATCTATCGATATTGAAAAGCTAAGCCCAATCATTGAACCGCAGATTTTTTTCAACAATGCAATCAGTATGGAGGGATTGAAAAATAATTGGGGTGTATCTATTGGAAAAAATTTGCTGGAATTCTACGGACAGAGTATCAATGTAAGGGCAAAAGCTGTTGCTGCTGCCGGTTCTGATGCTCGAATGAGCGGATGTCCTTTTCCTGTTGTCATCAACAGTGGGAGTGGAAACCAAGGATTGACTGTTTCATTGCCAGTTATGGAATATGCAAAGGAATTGAAAGTTGGAAACGAAAAATTGATCAGAGCCTTGGCTATCAGTAATCTGATTGCAATTCACCAGAAATCATTCATTGGAAGATTATCTGCTTATTGCGGGGCTGTTACTGCTGCAAGCGGTGCCGGTGCTGCAATTACTTGGCTATTTGGAGGAACGCTTGAACAGATTGAAGAGACAATCACAAACACTTTGGCTAATATCTCTGGCATGTTATGTGACGGGGCAAAACCTTCCTGTGCTGCGAAAATTGCCAGCGCAATTGATGCGGCGCTACTGGGACATAACCTAGCAATGAAAAAAGAATATTTTGCAAATGGAGACGGTATTGTCAAAAACACCATTGAGGAAACCATTAGCGGAATAGGGAAAATTGCGAGTCAAGGAATGGTAGATACCGACAGGGAAATCCTTTCGCTTATGATTGGGTGA
- a CDS encoding GntR family transcriptional regulator yields MEEKQSLKERIHNQEYHEILTGKYPANQILTERSLMEKYGVSKAPIREALVQLCSEEMLQSIPRCGYQITQITPRQLEEGLEVRCILELGALEHCFYKLDERHIQRLEENVIHSQSITYDHEVDKHWKMNMGFHLLLCSFANNTLLDKALEQNLNYCSRGAYRYFNTTWDKQKLSDASQHARLIETIKSKSLENAKEILVEDILSMRTSFQMQ; encoded by the coding sequence ATGGAAGAAAAACAATCTCTGAAAGAACGAATCCACAACCAGGAATATCATGAGATATTGACAGGGAAATATCCCGCAAATCAAATTCTGACGGAACGCTCACTTATGGAAAAATATGGGGTGAGCAAAGCACCAATCAGGGAAGCTTTGGTACAACTATGCTCGGAAGAGATGTTACAAAGCATCCCAAGGTGTGGTTATCAGATCACCCAAATTACTCCACGCCAATTGGAAGAAGGATTGGAAGTGCGTTGCATCCTTGAATTAGGAGCACTTGAACATTGTTTTTATAAACTTGACGAGCGGCATATTCAGCGACTCGAAGAAAATGTGATCCATTCACAATCCATAACATATGACCATGAAGTTGATAAACATTGGAAAATGAATATGGGTTTTCATTTGCTTCTATGCAGTTTTGCAAACAACACATTACTGGACAAAGCCCTAGAGCAAAATCTCAATTATTGCTCTAGGGGGGCGTATCGTTATTTTAACACTACCTGGGATAAGCAGAAACTTTCAGATGCATCACAACATGCACGTTTAATTGAGACAATAAAGTCAAAATCGCTTGAGAATGCAAAAGAAATACTGGTAGAAGATATTCTTTCTATGAGAACATCTTTCCAAATGCAATAA
- a CDS encoding carbohydrate ABC transporter permease — protein MKNHTKQITGQFLVYLILSIIVLISIFPIFWMCLISIKDISESISGLNSIRVYHPTFDNYLRLFRQIPIASNIFNSVFTTTMGTLTTVFFCALAGFSFAKYKFPGRDFLFYFVIATMLIPPEVGAIPQFIIMKKLHLINSLWALVIPRIATAVGIFYMRQYIVNVPDELIEASKIDGCKDFGIFYKIIIPVIKPALASWASLTIVARWNDFFWPLLFLRKTSKYTLMVSISLLPVSDGLSTPWQVILAGTTIVIIPVIFAYLVLQYFHKEGLTAGAVKG, from the coding sequence ATGAAAAATCATACCAAGCAAATAACAGGTCAATTCTTAGTGTATCTTATTTTATCTATCATTGTCCTCATAAGCATTTTTCCCATATTCTGGATGTGTCTGATTTCCATTAAAGACATCTCAGAAAGTATTAGTGGACTCAATTCAATTCGGGTTTACCATCCAACATTTGACAATTACCTAAGGCTATTTAGACAGATACCTATTGCTTCCAATATTTTCAATAGTGTATTCACTACGACGATGGGTACTCTTACAACGGTTTTTTTCTGTGCACTTGCTGGATTTTCTTTTGCAAAATACAAATTCCCCGGAAGAGATTTCCTCTTCTATTTTGTCATTGCAACGATGCTAATTCCACCGGAGGTTGGTGCAATACCCCAATTTATCATCATGAAGAAACTCCATCTAATAAATAGTCTCTGGGCATTGGTAATCCCAAGGATTGCCACAGCAGTTGGAATTTTCTATATGCGACAATACATTGTAAATGTTCCAGATGAGTTAATTGAGGCTTCCAAGATTGATGGATGTAAAGACTTTGGAATTTTCTATAAGATAATCATCCCTGTCATCAAACCGGCTTTGGCTTCCTGGGCATCACTTACCATAGTGGCACGTTGGAATGATTTCTTCTGGCCCTTGCTATTTCTTAGGAAAACATCAAAATATACCCTTATGGTCTCCATTTCACTTTTACCGGTAAGTGACGGACTTTCAACCCCTTGGCAAGTAATCCTAGCAGGAACAACAATTGTAATTATTCCTGTTATCTTTGCCTATTTGGTTTTACAATATTTTCATAAAGAAGGATTAACGGCAGGGGCTGTAAAAGGCTAG
- a CDS encoding carbohydrate ABC transporter permease, giving the protein MLKTLKTYKYPYLFILPFFILFLVFQLIPTIWTIAISFTEWNGIGKPTVVGLENYLMMLKDQMFIEAFLNTIVYWVTAVFFILSLSILIGMLLTSSNLKSKSFFKTITFLPNVCAGIAMGLIFRMLFDENVGLVNEIFVALGFGRLPWLTSTSMSKIPVIILNIWRNTPWFTMIIISGLLNISKDYYEAARVDGAGIFRQFFYITLPSLGNILFFCFITLTVDSWKIFNEPFILPGPGTSNTSLFQYMYQNGFTIFKMGYSAAIGCILILILLGISLIQFAVRKKQGEI; this is encoded by the coding sequence ATGCTTAAGACTTTAAAAACCTACAAATATCCCTACTTGTTTATTCTGCCGTTCTTTATTCTTTTTTTAGTGTTTCAGTTGATTCCTACCATTTGGACAATAGCTATCAGTTTCACTGAATGGAATGGAATTGGAAAACCTACAGTTGTTGGATTAGAAAATTATCTGATGATGCTAAAGGACCAGATGTTCATCGAAGCTTTTCTCAATACTATTGTATACTGGGTAACTGCTGTATTTTTCATCCTATCCTTGAGCATCTTAATTGGGATGCTACTAACTTCGTCCAATTTAAAATCAAAATCCTTTTTTAAAACCATTACCTTCCTGCCCAATGTATGTGCAGGCATTGCGATGGGCTTGATTTTTCGCATGCTCTTTGACGAGAATGTGGGATTGGTCAATGAAATATTTGTTGCCTTGGGCTTCGGAAGACTTCCCTGGCTTACAAGCACTTCCATGAGCAAAATCCCAGTAATTATTCTGAATATCTGGAGAAATACTCCTTGGTTTACCATGATTATCATTTCAGGTTTGTTGAATATCAGCAAAGATTATTATGAGGCAGCACGCGTTGATGGCGCAGGGATATTCAGGCAGTTCTTCTATATCACCCTGCCATCCCTCGGCAATATCCTATTTTTCTGTTTTATCACCCTTACAGTGGATAGTTGGAAAATATTCAATGAGCCATTTATCCTACCCGGCCCCGGTACCTCAAACACCTCCCTGTTCCAGTACATGTATCAGAATGGTTTTACCATTTTCAAAATGGGCTATTCTGCCGCTATCGGATGCATACTTATTCTTATTTTGCTGGGTATTTCGCTGATACAGTTTGCTGTTCGAAAAAAGCAAGGCGAAATATAA
- a CDS encoding ABC transporter substrate-binding protein — protein MMKKATIVIFLSMVMLSAYAGGAKEATVSSTGTVYPAGTVVIYGYGQPQYLQQYYDAWLERNRDIAPEVKIEIVQTQGAADSREKVTMTYLAGVYDDLPDALYIDPVNLKDLAAGGIVKDETALANSLKDQMVDGASGDAIYKDKIFALPESVRPQVLFFNQEIFDKYGVDPAMMSTMEGYIEAGRQLKEKSNGLVYLSYIDPGSRTWRYWGRRGLMPQANARIWGENGDVVFGSDPGVKLALNTLDTLYSEGLLLKSAIMQPALYDAIRENKVATFYIGAFWDEFLRKNVSETSGQWRVMPAPVFAEIGTAGAPVASYFAIINKPNGKYTTLVEKLWKDFQFDNEPRKAWVNAMVEQNAPYANPISLEMLEDPFWKESSEFYGGQSFREMEGKGLANSSANLIVTPKDAEADTIISVEIEKYVAGNQTMQATIANIDKNLKARIGKTTIE, from the coding sequence ATGATGAAAAAAGCAACTATTGTGATTTTTCTGAGCATGGTAATGTTGTCGGCGTATGCCGGGGGAGCAAAGGAGGCTACTGTATCATCAACAGGTACAGTCTATCCAGCAGGCACTGTGGTTATCTATGGATATGGGCAACCTCAATACCTCCAGCAATACTATGATGCATGGCTCGAAAGGAATCGTGACATTGCACCAGAAGTAAAGATTGAAATTGTCCAGACCCAGGGAGCGGCAGATTCTCGGGAGAAAGTCACCATGACATATCTAGCTGGTGTCTACGATGACCTTCCGGATGCCCTGTATATCGATCCGGTCAACCTCAAGGATCTCGCTGCAGGTGGCATCGTAAAAGACGAAACCGCGTTGGCCAATTCATTAAAAGATCAAATGGTCGATGGTGCGTCAGGTGACGCAATCTACAAAGATAAAATTTTCGCTTTACCAGAATCAGTCAGACCTCAGGTGCTTTTCTTCAATCAGGAAATTTTTGACAAGTATGGTGTTGACCCTGCAATGATGAGCACCATGGAAGGCTATATTGAAGCCGGAAGACAGCTGAAAGAAAAAAGCAATGGATTGGTCTATCTTTCCTACATTGATCCGGGTAGCAGAACTTGGAGATACTGGGGAAGAAGGGGTCTTATGCCACAAGCCAATGCAAGGATCTGGGGTGAAAACGGAGATGTCGTATTCGGCTCTGACCCTGGTGTAAAACTGGCTCTTAATACCCTGGATACCCTTTATAGTGAAGGTTTATTACTGAAAAGCGCTATAATGCAACCTGCCCTCTATGATGCAATCAGAGAAAACAAAGTTGCAACCTTTTACATCGGTGCTTTCTGGGATGAATTCCTCCGGAAAAATGTTTCGGAAACTTCAGGCCAATGGCGTGTAATGCCTGCTCCTGTTTTTGCTGAAATTGGGACGGCAGGAGCCCCGGTTGCATCCTATTTTGCAATAATCAATAAGCCTAATGGTAAGTACACTACCTTGGTAGAAAAATTGTGGAAAGATTTTCAATTTGATAATGAACCAAGGAAAGCGTGGGTAAATGCAATGGTGGAACAAAATGCACCATATGCAAATCCAATTTCTCTTGAAATGCTAGAAGATCCATTCTGGAAAGAAAGCAGCGAATTCTATGGTGGCCAAAGTTTCAGGGAAATGGAGGGAAAAGGTCTTGCCAATTCCAGTGCCAACCTGATAGTAACACCAAAGGATGCTGAAGCTGACACTATCATCAGTGTTGAAATTGAGAAATATGTTGCAGGAAACCAGACAATGCAAGCTACTATTGCCAATATAGATAAAAATCTCAAGGCAAGAATCGGTAAAACCACAATCGAATAA
- a CDS encoding uroporphyrinogen decarboxylase family protein encodes MNKRERVLASIDGKDVDFVPASFSLHFPKAVAKGKPGVKAHLDFYRETEVDIMKIMNENLIPDVGDIKTPNDWKKIPSYSMKDAFLSDQVDFVKQILDKNPENTFTLGTIHGVCASSIHPIESRYGYIPTRELHVAHLRENPTPFLDACKRITDAMCLLTEQIIKAGVDGIYYAALGAEKHFMTDEEFAMAIAPFDKQILSVCKNNGGKNFLHMCKENLAMDRYASYGSLIDVANWGVYETDFPLSKGRELFPEATIMGGLANRTGALVGSSEEDLKSSVAKILNEFGKKKFILGADCTLPTEIPYQRIKQAVMATR; translated from the coding sequence ATGAATAAAAGAGAACGGGTGTTAGCTTCGATAGATGGAAAAGATGTCGATTTTGTACCGGCTAGCTTTTCACTCCATTTTCCAAAAGCAGTTGCAAAAGGAAAACCGGGGGTAAAAGCCCACCTTGATTTTTATCGGGAAACCGAAGTAGACATAATGAAAATCATGAACGAGAATCTTATTCCAGATGTCGGCGATATTAAAACTCCAAATGACTGGAAAAAAATCCCATCCTATTCTATGAAAGATGCCTTTCTGAGTGATCAGGTCGATTTTGTAAAGCAAATCCTTGACAAGAATCCTGAAAATACGTTTACGCTGGGGACAATCCATGGGGTATGCGCTTCAAGTATTCATCCAATTGAATCCCGGTACGGCTATATACCAACGAGAGAACTGCATGTTGCTCACCTGAGAGAAAATCCAACACCATTTTTAGATGCCTGCAAGAGAATTACCGATGCAATGTGTCTGCTTACCGAACAGATTATCAAGGCTGGTGTCGATGGCATTTACTATGCTGCATTAGGGGCAGAAAAGCATTTCATGACAGACGAGGAGTTTGCAATGGCCATAGCACCTTTTGACAAACAAATTCTGTCAGTATGCAAAAACAATGGGGGTAAGAATTTTCTCCATATGTGCAAGGAAAACCTTGCTATGGATCGATATGCTTCCTATGGAAGTCTGATTGATGTTGCCAACTGGGGCGTTTATGAAACAGATTTTCCTCTCAGCAAAGGACGAGAACTTTTTCCAGAGGCTACTATAATGGGAGGACTCGCAAACAGGACAGGAGCCCTAGTCGGCTCCTCTGAAGAGGACCTGAAGAGTTCGGTCGCCAAAATACTCAATGAATTCGGAAAGAAAAAATTCATCCTTGGGGCTGATTGCACGCTTCCAACCGAAATTCCCTATCAAAGAATCAAGCAAGCTGTAATGGCTACTCGATAA